A genomic segment from Saprospiraceae bacterium encodes:
- a CDS encoding TolC family protein, producing the protein MKSFRQIGLLLFLVCFVIQISFSQDVLTLEEAIQTGLENNYNIRISRNNEAIAANSNTYGNAGFLPRLNTTTSLSYSSSNTVQKLFSGDERIGKGAGNTNLRSGLALNWTAFDGFAMFAVKERLDLQEQRSQAFTQRAMHDLVSQIENIYYGIVRIRQQVDIREQSIQLNRDLQELAEAKLKIGTGTALQVLQTTNRVNADSSALLNQIDQLNQAKISLNRMMGRDPQTAFDVSPDVPQSLLPTLSELTQLAIQQNHDAKLLEYEEQIALTQIKEARSVLYPQVDLNAGYNYSFSKAEIGFALSNRSYGPTIGIGVSYDIFSGRNIKKDLDNAEIFKQNVLLSKKELEEDLRADLAVRYQDYIALQELLELERRNVTTAEQNTSLARQLYRSGRATNFDVREAILTEIQVKDRLSDVQYRQKVTEIELKRLAGIPLY; encoded by the coding sequence ATGAAATCATTCCGCCAGATAGGCCTGTTACTGTTTTTAGTGTGTTTTGTCATTCAGATCAGCTTCAGTCAAGATGTTTTAACCTTGGAAGAGGCCATTCAAACTGGCCTAGAGAATAACTATAATATCCGCATTTCCCGTAACAATGAAGCGATTGCCGCAAATAGCAACACCTATGGTAATGCTGGATTCCTTCCGCGACTCAATACCACCACCTCCCTTAGCTACAGTAGCAGCAATACGGTGCAGAAACTTTTTTCCGGAGATGAGAGAATTGGAAAAGGAGCTGGCAACACCAACCTAAGATCTGGGTTGGCGCTGAACTGGACAGCTTTTGATGGCTTTGCTATGTTTGCCGTCAAAGAGCGTCTCGATCTGCAGGAGCAACGCAGTCAAGCCTTCACCCAACGTGCTATGCATGATCTCGTCTCCCAGATTGAAAATATATACTATGGAATAGTCCGTATTCGACAACAGGTAGATATTAGGGAGCAATCCATACAGCTTAACCGGGATTTGCAAGAATTGGCCGAAGCCAAATTGAAGATCGGTACGGGGACGGCTTTGCAGGTATTGCAAACCACCAATAGGGTTAATGCTGATAGTTCGGCGCTGCTTAACCAAATCGATCAGTTGAACCAGGCCAAGATTTCACTCAACCGAATGATGGGACGGGACCCACAAACGGCTTTTGATGTTTCACCGGATGTACCACAATCCCTTCTTCCTACCCTGAGCGAATTGACTCAACTGGCGATTCAGCAAAATCATGATGCCAAACTTCTGGAATATGAAGAACAGATCGCTTTGACTCAGATCAAAGAAGCCCGATCAGTTTTATATCCTCAGGTAGATTTGAATGCTGGATATAATTATAGCTTCTCTAAGGCAGAGATTGGTTTTGCATTATCTAACCGAAGTTATGGCCCTACCATAGGAATTGGTGTAAGTTACGACATTTTCTCGGGCAGAAATATCAAAAAGGACCTGGACAATGCCGAAATATTCAAACAGAATGTGCTTTTGTCCAAGAAGGAACTGGAAGAAGATTTGCGAGCGGATTTGGCTGTTCGTTACCAGGATTATATTGCCCTGCAAGAATTACTTGAGCTGGAACGACGCAATGTAACTACCGCTGAACAAAACACTTCCCTTGCCCGACAGTTATACCGCTCTGGCCGTGCCACCAACTTTGATGTCCGTGAAGCTATTCTCACCGAGATTCAAGTGAAAGACAGGCTGAGCGATGTGCAATACCGGCAGAAGGTCACTGAAATTGAGTTGAAGCGTTTGGCTGGGATACCTTTGTATTAA
- a CDS encoding sulfatase, with product MKINLTFILLAMMSFSFLACQPKEQEEEKKAFSRPNIVFMMADDHAYQAISAYSNSLTETPNIDRIAKEGMLFTNACVTNSICAPSRAVILTGKHSHLNGKIDNRFPFDTTQITFPQLLQNAGYQTAMFGKLHFGNSPKGFDQFRILPGQGTYYNPDFITKKEGEIQIEGYTTDIITDMTLKWLEEERDTSKPFMLMFLHKAPHREWLPAPRHFKTFTKKTFKEPETLFDDYEGRGSAAKNAEMNLLAHMNWGGDSKIYPEVMDELGIKETANWDKKAFEREVGRQTPAQRAEWDAVYGPINEEFKKNYPNMSKEDLMRWRYQRYMQDYLGSIAAVDEGVGKVLDYLDQKKLTENTIVVYTSDQGFYLGEHGWFDKRFVYNESFKTPLLVRWPNVIKPGITNTQMVQNLDFAQTFLDAAGISAPEDMQGESLIPLFKGEVENFREAVYYHYYEYPAVHMVKRHYAIVTEDYKLVHFYYDVDEWELYDRKKDLNEMKNVYNDPAYADVVKDLTQKLADLRVKYKDSAELDQYYIDKYEELKK from the coding sequence ATGAAAATCAATTTAACCTTTATTCTGCTGGCAATGATGTCTTTCTCCTTCCTTGCTTGTCAACCAAAAGAACAGGAGGAAGAAAAAAAAGCATTTTCCCGCCCCAATATCGTTTTTATGATGGCCGATGATCATGCTTACCAGGCGATTAGCGCATATTCTAATTCCCTAACGGAGACACCTAATATTGACCGAATTGCAAAAGAAGGTATGTTGTTTACCAATGCCTGTGTGACCAATTCAATTTGTGCTCCGTCGCGGGCAGTGATCCTAACGGGAAAACACAGCCATCTCAATGGAAAAATCGATAACCGATTCCCATTTGATACAACGCAAATTACTTTCCCGCAACTGTTGCAAAATGCTGGGTACCAAACGGCTATGTTTGGGAAATTGCACTTTGGAAATAGCCCCAAAGGTTTTGACCAATTCAGGATATTGCCAGGCCAAGGTACTTATTACAATCCTGATTTTATTACTAAAAAGGAGGGGGAAATCCAGATTGAGGGTTACACTACTGATATTATCACAGATATGACCCTGAAATGGCTAGAGGAAGAGCGAGACACCAGCAAGCCCTTTATGTTGATGTTTTTGCATAAGGCGCCTCATAGAGAATGGCTCCCTGCACCAAGACATTTTAAGACTTTTACCAAAAAAACGTTTAAAGAACCAGAGACCCTTTTTGATGACTACGAAGGGCGGGGATCAGCTGCAAAAAATGCTGAAATGAACTTACTCGCCCATATGAATTGGGGAGGAGACTCCAAAATTTATCCAGAAGTGATGGATGAATTAGGCATTAAAGAAACCGCTAATTGGGATAAAAAAGCATTTGAAAGAGAAGTAGGCCGACAGACCCCGGCCCAAAGAGCAGAATGGGATGCAGTCTATGGGCCCATAAATGAGGAGTTTAAAAAGAACTACCCCAACATGTCCAAGGAGGACCTGATGCGCTGGCGATATCAGCGATACATGCAGGACTATTTAGGGAGTATCGCAGCCGTTGATGAGGGGGTAGGGAAGGTGTTAGATTATCTGGATCAAAAGAAATTGACGGAAAATACCATTGTTGTGTATACGTCTGATCAGGGATTTTACTTGGGTGAACATGGTTGGTTTGATAAACGCTTTGTCTACAATGAATCTTTCAAAACACCTTTACTGGTTCGGTGGCCCAATGTAATTAAGCCAGGGATCACCAATACACAAATGGTGCAAAACCTGGATTTTGCGCAAACTTTTTTGGATGCAGCAGGTATTTCAGCACCCGAAGATATGCAGGGAGAAAGCTTAATACCTTTGTTTAAAGGGGAGGTAGAAAACTTTAGAGAGGCTGTTTATTATCATTATTATGAATATCCAGCCGTCCATATGGTGAAAAGGCATTATGCCATTGTGACGGAAGACTATAAATTAGTCCATTTCTATTACGATGTTGATGAGTGGGAATTATATGATCGCAAAAAGGATCTTAATGAAATGAAAAATGTATATAATGACCCTGCCTATGCAGATGTTGTCAAAGATTTAACCCAAAAATTGGCGGATTTGCGTGTGAAATACAAAGATTCCGCAGAATTGGATCAGTATTATATTGATAAATACGAAGAATTGAAAAAATAG
- a CDS encoding S9 family peptidase, which yields MKKHLLILSFFLILSYAYTQQKPPFTSMDVFELEWVNDPQISPNGEWIVYGRGGMDIMNDRRQSRLWLIKADGTGHQKLTDNDVNDGNAQWSPDGQRIAFTASTAQGAELFIYWANTQKTARISQLPGSPSGLSWSPDGQHLAFSMFVPGSELSLVKPPPKPAGANWADPPRITSRLKHEADGSGYMSPGFSHYFIIPADGGSARQVTTGDFNHRGAPVWTKDGKNLLFSANRNKDWEYEFNNSEIYSISIETGTVQALTDRNGPDGGVALSPDGKTIAYLGFDDQVQTYQINQLYLMNVDGSAKKMINTGLDRNISDLVWDNDGNGLYFSFDDKGNTKIGYVDRAGKVSVVTGDVGGTGVARPYGGGSFSIAKNGKIAFTHTTPYYPSELAIIQKGQAKAKMVMDLNKDLLGERNLGKVEEIWYKSSVGNLDIQGWIVYPPQFDANKKYPLLVENHGGPTANYGDRFSPEMQLYATAGFVVFYPNPRGSTSYGEAFGNLLYHNYPGDDYHDVMDGVDAMLKKGFIAEDSLFVTGGSAGGIMSAWMIGKNNRFRAAAVVKPVMNWISKTLTADNYYGYANSRFPGQPWENMDVYMKFSPISLVGNIQTPTLVMVGTADMRTPLSEAKQLYHALKLRKIDTALVEIPGSYHLIANRPSQLITKVAHIVAWFDRYR from the coding sequence ATGAAAAAACACTTGCTCATCCTATCCTTCTTCCTTATTCTTAGCTACGCCTATACCCAGCAAAAGCCACCATTCACTAGCATGGACGTTTTTGAATTGGAATGGGTAAATGATCCGCAAATTTCACCCAACGGGGAATGGATTGTGTATGGAAGAGGAGGAATGGATATCATGAACGACCGCCGCCAATCCAGGCTTTGGCTGATCAAAGCAGACGGCACTGGCCATCAGAAATTGACGGACAACGATGTTAATGATGGCAATGCCCAGTGGTCGCCAGATGGACAACGCATTGCTTTTACCGCCAGTACAGCCCAAGGAGCAGAGCTATTTATCTATTGGGCGAACACCCAGAAAACAGCGCGGATATCGCAACTCCCCGGCTCTCCTTCCGGGCTGAGTTGGTCGCCGGATGGACAACACTTGGCCTTTTCCATGTTTGTACCGGGTTCGGAGCTCTCCCTCGTCAAGCCACCTCCAAAGCCTGCTGGGGCCAATTGGGCCGATCCTCCGCGCATCACCTCCCGCTTGAAGCATGAAGCGGATGGTTCAGGTTATATGAGTCCTGGCTTTTCTCATTATTTTATTATCCCGGCAGATGGCGGTTCGGCGCGGCAAGTTACAACAGGCGATTTTAACCATCGTGGAGCGCCCGTCTGGACGAAGGATGGCAAAAACCTGCTGTTTTCAGCGAACAGAAATAAGGATTGGGAGTATGAATTCAATAATTCGGAAATTTACAGTATTTCTATTGAAACGGGAACGGTGCAGGCCTTGACAGATCGCAACGGACCCGATGGAGGGGTGGCGCTTTCTCCAGATGGTAAAACCATTGCCTATTTGGGGTTTGATGATCAAGTGCAGACTTACCAAATCAACCAGCTGTATTTGATGAATGTAGATGGTTCGGCAAAAAAAATGATCAATACCGGATTGGATCGCAATATATCCGATTTGGTTTGGGATAATGACGGGAACGGACTATACTTTTCTTTTGATGATAAAGGGAATACGAAAATAGGTTATGTAGACCGTGCTGGCAAAGTAAGCGTAGTGACTGGAGATGTAGGTGGAACAGGCGTCGCAAGACCATATGGTGGCGGTTCCTTCTCGATTGCAAAAAATGGGAAAATTGCTTTTACCCATACGACTCCATATTATCCTTCCGAATTAGCCATCATTCAAAAAGGCCAGGCGAAAGCAAAAATGGTGATGGACCTGAACAAAGATCTGCTGGGCGAGCGAAACTTGGGTAAAGTAGAAGAAATATGGTATAAATCCTCGGTGGGGAACTTGGACATCCAGGGCTGGATCGTCTATCCACCCCAATTTGATGCGAATAAGAAGTATCCTTTATTGGTGGAAAACCACGGTGGCCCAACGGCTAATTATGGCGACCGGTTTTCACCAGAAATGCAATTATACGCAACGGCAGGATTCGTGGTTTTTTACCCCAATCCAAGGGGAAGCACCAGCTATGGTGAAGCCTTTGGCAACCTCTTATACCACAACTATCCCGGCGATGATTACCATGACGTGATGGACGGCGTGGATGCTATGTTGAAAAAAGGATTTATTGCAGAAGATAGTCTGTTTGTTACCGGAGGGAGCGCTGGCGGCATTATGTCGGCCTGGATGATTGGCAAGAACAATCGCTTCCGAGCCGCTGCGGTCGTCAAGCCGGTGATGAATTGGATCAGTAAAACCTTAACGGCGGATAATTATTATGGTTATGCTAATTCCCGTTTTCCCGGTCAGCCATGGGAAAACATGGATGTTTATATGAAGTTTTCGCCCATTTCGCTGGTTGGCAATATCCAGACCCCCACCTTGGTGATGGTCGGAACCGCAGATATGCGGACGCCCCTGTCAGAGGCTAAGCAACTTTATCACGCTTTAAAACTCCGCAAAATTGACACTGCATTGGTAGAGATACCTGGATCTTACCACCTTATTGCCAATCGCCCTAGCCAACTGATCACCAAGGTGGCGCACATTGTGGCTTGGTTTGATCGGTACCGGTAG
- a CDS encoding cysteine dioxygenase family protein encodes MKTLATLIQALVTQFETQKTKNVLEVESLFTSYNNDDWRNFMTKEDGKFKNTILFQNQQFKLILIHWDGKQKSKKHGHPQGGGLIKVLSGTLSETRFDPKDKEKVIGKHYYFKGSGTSYIHDDIAYHVVENPSVTPAISLHLYAAGVDVSDTLPRQQEVNLVKVKLKAVG; translated from the coding sequence ATGAAAACTTTAGCAACCTTGATCCAAGCCTTAGTCACGCAGTTTGAAACCCAAAAAACCAAAAACGTTTTAGAAGTTGAATCCTTGTTCACCTCCTACAACAACGATGATTGGCGGAATTTCATGACCAAAGAGGATGGGAAGTTTAAAAACACCATCCTCTTTCAAAACCAACAATTCAAACTGATCCTCATTCATTGGGACGGTAAACAGAAAAGCAAAAAACATGGTCATCCACAAGGTGGAGGCTTGATAAAAGTTCTTTCTGGCACCCTTTCTGAAACCCGTTTTGATCCAAAGGATAAAGAAAAAGTAATTGGAAAACATTACTATTTCAAGGGAAGTGGAACTTCCTATATCCATGATGATATTGCTTATCATGTTGTGGAGAACCCTTCGGTTACGCCAGCTATTTCACTGCACCTCTATGCTGCAGGCGTTGATGTATCTGATACCCTGCCCAGACAGCAAGAAGTGAATTTGGTCAAAGTGAAATTAAAAGCTGTGGGGTAG
- a CDS encoding PQQ-dependent sugar dehydrogenase, with amino-acid sequence MRPLSLTLALLSICLLVISCASEQGKSSEQTGESITYPPVDTLAPEAKGQLAAFAGQTRVPGVKTQTPFKVDIITDQLHFPWGLDFLPDGRMIVTEKPGRIRILTMEGAISDTILGVPPVYFKQDGGLMDIILDPDFINTRQLFWTFSEPYQGEYLAAIGRARLSADEKQLENVKVIYRASPTNYGYYHYGARLLFDPEGFLLACFGERFHPEVRPLAQSLGSALGKVIRITKEGAPAPGNPFINDPEAKPEIWALGFRDPQGMTFHPTTGALWLSDHGARAGDEINILSAGKNYGWPIIAYGMEYNGDPINEGLTQKEGMEQPVYYWDPAISPSGISFYSGAQIPEWKGNLFVTALRGRHLARLVIQDNRVIGEERLLVDQEHRMRDVTEGPDGALYVLTDQEDGRLIRIGK; translated from the coding sequence ATGAGGCCATTATCACTTACTTTAGCTTTACTCTCTATTTGTCTTTTAGTGATTAGTTGTGCATCGGAGCAAGGAAAATCAAGCGAGCAAACTGGCGAGTCAATTACCTATCCGCCTGTCGACACCTTGGCTCCTGAGGCAAAAGGCCAACTGGCTGCTTTTGCAGGACAAACCAGGGTGCCTGGTGTAAAAACGCAAACACCTTTTAAAGTCGACATCATTACGGACCAACTTCATTTTCCATGGGGGCTGGATTTTCTGCCAGATGGACGAATGATTGTTACCGAAAAACCAGGGAGGATTCGGATCCTTACGATGGAGGGAGCTATCAGTGATACGATATTAGGTGTTCCCCCTGTTTATTTTAAACAGGATGGTGGATTGATGGATATCATTTTAGACCCTGATTTCATCAACACCCGCCAGCTATTTTGGACTTTTTCAGAGCCCTATCAAGGAGAATATTTGGCTGCTATTGGGCGGGCTAGGTTATCTGCTGATGAAAAACAGTTGGAAAATGTTAAAGTTATTTATCGGGCCTCACCGACCAATTATGGGTATTATCACTACGGTGCCCGATTGCTGTTTGATCCCGAAGGTTTTCTATTGGCCTGCTTTGGCGAACGCTTTCATCCGGAGGTTCGGCCGCTGGCGCAATCCTTGGGTTCAGCACTGGGCAAAGTCATCCGCATCACCAAGGAGGGGGCTCCTGCGCCTGGCAACCCCTTTATCAATGATCCGGAGGCGAAGCCAGAGATTTGGGCACTTGGCTTTCGAGATCCTCAAGGTATGACTTTTCATCCTACGACTGGTGCCTTATGGTTGAGTGACCACGGCGCCCGCGCAGGCGACGAGATCAATATCCTTTCCGCAGGTAAAAATTATGGCTGGCCCATCATCGCTTATGGGATGGAATATAATGGCGACCCGATCAATGAGGGACTTACCCAAAAAGAAGGTATGGAACAGCCGGTTTATTATTGGGATCCCGCTATTTCCCCTAGTGGGATAAGCTTTTATAGTGGCGCGCAAATCCCTGAATGGAAAGGCAACCTTTTTGTAACGGCGCTCAGAGGGCGACACCTGGCTCGTTTGGTGATCCAGGACAATCGCGTGATTGGAGAAGAAAGGCTGCTCGTGGATCAAGAACACCGAATGCGGGACGTCACAGAGGGGCCTGATGGGGCCCTATACGTCCTTACCGATCAAGAGGACGGCAGGCTAATTAGAATCGGGAAGTAG
- a CDS encoding Gfo/Idh/MocA family oxidoreductase — translation MKENRRSFIKKSALATTGITLGAASLPFTAKSYNSIIGANDRLNISVIGVRGQGFGHLRRWSSMAEKENVYVKTICDVDENLWAERVAAVAEIQGTKPGTTHDMREVFADKDIDAVSIATPNHWHALATIWALQAGKHVYVEKPCSHNIYEGRKMIDAARKYGKIVQVGFQNRSIENVRKAMQFLHNGGIGEVYMAKGLCFKPRDSFGIAPDSEPPQGLHYDMWLGPAEWQPYNEKKLHYNWHWHWATGNGDIGNQGPHQYDVARWGINKDEHPIKVYSSGGYYKFGKQECSQETANTQMAVYEYADGKILQFETRGLYTGGEADMDVKIGNLFYGTEGWMEVNGSKWKTYMGRKNEPGPSSDSAEAETDKIVDYLAAPGSGGHYANFIAAVRSGKKEDLTCEIKEGYYSTVLPHLANISYRLGRELTFDGQKEKFVKDKQADKMLTRKYRKPFEVTDDI, via the coding sequence ATGAAAGAAAACAGGAGATCTTTTATCAAAAAATCTGCATTGGCGACCACAGGGATTACCCTGGGGGCCGCTTCTTTGCCTTTTACGGCCAAAAGTTACAATTCGATCATAGGTGCTAATGACCGCCTTAATATCAGTGTGATTGGCGTAAGAGGCCAGGGTTTTGGCCACCTTCGTCGCTGGTCTTCTATGGCCGAAAAAGAGAATGTTTATGTAAAAACGATCTGTGATGTGGATGAAAACCTTTGGGCAGAAAGGGTGGCTGCTGTAGCAGAAATCCAAGGTACTAAACCTGGTACTACCCATGATATGCGAGAGGTGTTTGCAGATAAAGACATCGATGCGGTTTCTATTGCTACGCCCAATCATTGGCATGCACTGGCTACCATTTGGGCCCTACAGGCAGGAAAACATGTATACGTCGAAAAACCTTGCTCTCACAATATCTATGAGGGTAGGAAAATGATTGATGCAGCCAGGAAATATGGTAAAATCGTACAAGTAGGTTTCCAAAACCGCTCCATTGAAAACGTCCGTAAAGCCATGCAATTCCTGCATAATGGTGGCATTGGGGAGGTCTACATGGCCAAAGGCCTTTGTTTTAAACCACGGGATTCCTTTGGTATCGCACCTGATTCGGAACCACCACAGGGTTTGCACTACGATATGTGGTTAGGGCCGGCTGAATGGCAACCCTATAATGAGAAAAAACTACATTACAATTGGCATTGGCATTGGGCTACCGGAAATGGAGATATTGGCAACCAGGGGCCGCACCAATATGACGTTGCCAGATGGGGAATCAACAAGGATGAGCATCCCATAAAGGTATATTCATCGGGAGGGTATTATAAATTTGGTAAGCAAGAATGTAGCCAGGAAACGGCGAATACCCAAATGGCTGTATATGAATATGCTGATGGTAAAATCCTTCAATTTGAAACCAGGGGATTGTACACAGGAGGAGAAGCCGATATGGATGTTAAAATAGGTAACCTCTTTTATGGCACCGAAGGCTGGATGGAAGTCAACGGTAGTAAATGGAAAACCTATATGGGCCGCAAAAATGAGCCAGGACCAAGCTCAGATAGCGCCGAAGCAGAAACCGATAAGATCGTAGATTACCTCGCAGCGCCTGGAAGTGGCGGGCATTATGCCAATTTCATTGCAGCTGTCCGTTCTGGCAAAAAAGAGGACCTGACTTGTGAGATTAAAGAAGGATACTATTCTACGGTGTTGCCGCATTTGGCCAATATTTCCTATCGACTTGGACGAGAGTTGACTTTTGATGGTCAAAAAGAAAAATTTGTAAAGGATAAACAAGCGGATAAGATGCTGACTCGTAAGTACCGAAAACCTTTCGAGGTAACTGATGATATATAA
- a CDS encoding TIGR00730 family Rossman fold protein → MKPKKQNGEFLFLDKAASRWKDFWGAFGIMLEFIRGFRRLHFVGPCITVFGSARFKEDHAYYKEARRFGQAVAQTGFTVMTGGGPGIMEAANRGAKDVGGHSVGCNIVLPKEQAPSPYLDLMILMDHFYVRKVLLLKYSYAFIVLPGGFGTMDELFETLTLIQTQKINLFPVVLFGKDYWKNLLAQLNDMANVGTIDQHDTSLFLLTDSVEEGMAYIMTRLKEKYGQEVKLPAFKNRWWLGEKAFITRRQHFIKL, encoded by the coding sequence ATGAAGCCCAAAAAACAAAACGGGGAATTTTTGTTTCTGGACAAAGCAGCCAGTCGATGGAAGGATTTTTGGGGCGCCTTCGGGATTATGCTCGAATTCATTCGGGGTTTCCGGCGCCTCCACTTTGTTGGCCCATGCATAACGGTCTTTGGCTCCGCCCGATTCAAGGAGGACCACGCCTACTACAAGGAGGCTAGGCGCTTCGGACAGGCTGTGGCACAGACCGGCTTCACCGTTATGACTGGCGGGGGGCCGGGTATCATGGAAGCTGCCAACAGGGGCGCAAAGGATGTAGGCGGGCACTCCGTGGGTTGCAATATCGTCCTCCCAAAGGAACAAGCCCCCAGCCCCTACCTCGACCTGATGATTTTGATGGATCATTTCTATGTGCGTAAGGTGCTCCTGCTTAAATATTCTTATGCTTTCATCGTCCTGCCAGGCGGATTCGGCACCATGGATGAACTATTCGAAACCCTTACCCTCATCCAAACCCAAAAGATCAATCTCTTTCCTGTGGTCCTGTTTGGCAAGGATTACTGGAAAAACCTGCTGGCGCAACTAAATGATATGGCCAATGTTGGTACCATCGACCAACATGACACCTCTCTTTTCCTACTAACTGATTCTGTGGAGGAAGGAATGGCCTACATCATGACCCGATTAAAGGAAAAATATGGCCAAGAGGTCAAATTACCGGCCTTCAAAAATCGCTGGTGGCTGGGAGAAAAGGCTTTTATTACCCGTCGGCAGCATTTTATAAAGCTGTAA